One Nocardioides oleivorans DNA segment encodes these proteins:
- a CDS encoding 5-formyltetrahydrofolate cyclo-ligase translates to MDTPHPGVSTVTKDALRDQLRAARKRRPLEAAALLAASVADVATEWSEVRRAATVAAYVSVGSEPGTGLLLDALVAAGKRVLLPVVLPGLDLDWAVYTGRDSLAPAVRGLFEPTGERLGREAIGQADVVLVPGLGVSSTGERLGQGGGCYDRALPRVTPGTPVAVVLYDDEVGVAVPTEPHDLPVGFALTAGGVVPLVIPG, encoded by the coding sequence GTGGACACGCCACATCCCGGTGTTAGCACGGTCACCAAGGACGCCCTGCGCGACCAGCTGCGCGCTGCCCGCAAGCGCCGTCCGCTCGAGGCGGCCGCCCTCCTCGCGGCCTCCGTCGCGGACGTGGCCACGGAGTGGTCGGAGGTGCGCCGTGCCGCCACCGTGGCGGCGTACGTCTCCGTCGGCAGCGAGCCCGGCACCGGCCTCCTGCTCGACGCGCTCGTCGCCGCCGGCAAGCGCGTGCTCCTCCCGGTGGTGCTGCCCGGCCTCGACCTCGACTGGGCCGTCTACACCGGCCGCGACAGCCTCGCCCCGGCCGTGCGCGGGCTCTTCGAGCCGACCGGCGAGCGACTCGGTCGCGAGGCGATCGGCCAGGCCGACGTGGTCCTCGTGCCGGGGCTCGGGGTCTCCTCGACCGGCGAGCGGCTCGGCCAGGGCGGTGGCTGCTACGACCGGGCGCTCCCCCGCGTCACGCCCGGGACCCCCGTCGCCGTGGTGCTGTACGACGACGAGGTCGGGGTCGCGGTGCCCACCGAGCCCCACGACCTCCCGGTCGGCTTCGCGCTGACGGCGGGCGGCGTCGTACCCCTCGTGATCCCCGGCTGA
- a CDS encoding FmdB family zinc ribbon protein gives MPTYQYACTECGHAFEQFQSFSDDALTVCPVCDGKLRKVFNAVGVVFKGSGFYRNDSRSTTSSSDTASSSTKSSDTSSSSSSTPSTSTSGSSSSSSTSSSSSSSSD, from the coding sequence ATGCCCACCTACCAGTACGCCTGCACCGAGTGCGGCCACGCGTTCGAGCAGTTCCAGAGCTTCAGCGACGACGCGCTCACCGTCTGCCCGGTGTGCGACGGCAAGCTGCGCAAGGTCTTCAACGCCGTCGGCGTGGTCTTCAAGGGCTCGGGCTTCTACCGCAACGACTCCCGCTCCACCACGTCGTCCTCCGACACCGCGTCGTCGAGCACGAAGAGCTCGGACACCTCGTCGTCCTCCTCCTCGACGCCGTCGACTTCGACGAGCGGCTCGAGCTCGTCGAGCTCGACCTCGTCGAGCAGCTCGTCCTCCTCGGACTGA
- a CDS encoding SAF domain-containing protein, whose amino-acid sequence MLPGLPPARRRLRAVRHQLRRRRRLAAAVLAGIAALAAIRAIAPPPPETVSVLVATRDLPSGTLLGDDDLATRDFPSDLAPPDAAGEATGRVLAAPIGRGEVLTDARVVGPGLAEAQAGDTVLPVRLPDAGMATLLRPGDVVDLLATDPGTGAATTIARDVTVLATPRDVPEGPAGGTGGALVVIGASAREAVEITSAALSQFLTVSWER is encoded by the coding sequence ATGCTCCCGGGACTCCCACCAGCGCGACGCCGCCTGCGAGCCGTACGCCACCAGCTGCGGCGCCGTCGGCGGCTGGCCGCGGCCGTGCTGGCCGGGATCGCCGCCCTGGCCGCGATCCGCGCGATCGCGCCGCCGCCACCCGAGACCGTGTCCGTGCTGGTCGCGACAAGGGACCTGCCGTCGGGCACCCTCCTCGGCGACGACGACCTCGCGACCCGCGACTTCCCCTCGGACCTCGCACCTCCCGACGCCGCGGGCGAGGCGACCGGTCGCGTGCTGGCGGCACCGATCGGCCGTGGCGAGGTGCTGACCGACGCCCGGGTCGTGGGTCCGGGCCTGGCCGAGGCGCAGGCCGGCGACACGGTCCTGCCGGTCCGGCTGCCCGACGCCGGGATGGCGACGCTCCTGCGCCCGGGCGACGTCGTCGACCTGCTGGCGACCGACCCGGGCACGGGCGCCGCCACCACGATCGCGCGCGACGTGACCGTCCTGGCCACGCCCCGCGACGTACCTGAGGGGCCGGCCGGCGGCACCGGAGGTGCACTCGTCGTGATCGGCGCGTCTGCTCGAGAAGCCGTGGAGATCACGTCCGCGGCGCTCTCGCAGTTCCTGACGGTGTCGTGGGAGCGATAG
- a CDS encoding penicillin acylase family protein: MTEPSAQTEPATAPPRTSWWQTFRRAPRAVRWTAWTAVGLVVVLLVLAAAAVVVVRRPLPQVDGAVEVPGLSASVEVIRDGNGIPQLYADTDDDLMFAQGYVHASERFFEMDFRRHVTAGRLSEMFGDTTLETDRFVRTMGWRRVAEQEWALLQPATRDALTSYAAGVNAYIGDRSPSELSAEYAVLGLTGLDYTPEEWDPIDSLAWLKAMAWDLRGNMDAEVDRVLLSLDHTDAEIAQLWPDYPYDEHPPIVSGGGVVDGVFEQNATSNGTRNPRRPAYPRGVVDALEGVQASVEAMPDLLGKGRGLGSNSWVVDGAHSSTGMPILANDPHLGVSQPGIWMQMGLHCREVSDACTLDTAGFTFSGVPGVIIGHNADIAWGFTNLGPDVTDLFLEKTEGDDRYVRDDTTEPMQVRTETIEVRGQDDVSLRVRETVHGPLISDVSSEFATVGANAPADDDGDRGSGYAVALAWTALDPAPTADAILELNRASDWDSFRAAAADFSVPSQNLVYADRDGHIGYQAPGRVPIRGGGNDGTMPVEGWNSANDWTGDDIPFDGLPSVLDPEEGFIATANQAVIGTRYPYLLTQDWDYGYRSTRIRDVLTAEGELSVAEMSALQLDTTNPMAEELVPYLLDIDVPGGYYRNAQNLLRDWDFTSPADSAPAAYFNVVWRNLLDLTFHDDLRQRTWPDGGDRWFLVVGRMLSEPAGPWWDDVETDEVETRDDILRQALLDARDELTRRQARDVRLWEWGRLHRMNLHNATLGESGVGLVERLFNRDGWEVGGGSAIVDATSWNAVDGYEVTAAPSMRMVVSMADLDDSRWINLTGVSGHPASSHYSDQTELYVDGETLPWAFTRDAVLASAEDTLVLRPLVTE, encoded by the coding sequence ATGACCGAGCCCTCCGCACAGACCGAGCCTGCGACCGCCCCTCCCCGGACCAGCTGGTGGCAGACCTTCCGACGCGCGCCCCGCGCCGTGCGCTGGACCGCGTGGACCGCCGTGGGGCTGGTGGTCGTGCTGCTCGTGCTCGCGGCGGCTGCCGTGGTCGTCGTACGCCGTCCGCTGCCGCAGGTCGACGGCGCGGTCGAGGTGCCGGGACTGTCGGCGTCGGTCGAGGTGATCCGCGACGGCAACGGCATCCCGCAGCTCTACGCCGACACCGACGACGACCTGATGTTCGCGCAGGGCTACGTGCACGCGTCCGAGCGGTTCTTCGAGATGGACTTCCGCCGCCACGTGACGGCCGGCCGGCTCTCGGAGATGTTCGGCGACACCACGCTGGAGACCGACCGGTTCGTCCGCACGATGGGCTGGCGCCGGGTCGCCGAGCAGGAGTGGGCGCTGCTGCAGCCGGCGACGCGCGACGCGCTGACGTCGTACGCCGCCGGGGTCAACGCCTACATCGGCGACCGGTCGCCCTCGGAGCTGTCGGCGGAGTACGCCGTGCTCGGCCTGACCGGTCTCGACTACACGCCCGAGGAGTGGGACCCGATCGACTCGCTCGCCTGGCTCAAGGCGATGGCGTGGGACCTGCGCGGCAACATGGACGCCGAGGTCGACCGGGTGCTGCTCTCGCTCGACCACACCGACGCCGAGATCGCCCAGCTCTGGCCCGACTACCCCTACGACGAGCACCCGCCGATCGTCTCCGGCGGCGGCGTCGTCGACGGCGTCTTCGAGCAGAACGCGACGTCCAACGGCACCCGCAACCCGCGGCGACCGGCGTACCCCCGGGGTGTCGTCGACGCGCTCGAGGGCGTGCAGGCGAGCGTCGAGGCGATGCCCGACCTGCTCGGCAAGGGCCGCGGGCTGGGCAGCAACTCGTGGGTCGTCGACGGCGCGCACAGCTCCACCGGCATGCCGATCCTGGCCAACGACCCGCACCTCGGCGTCAGCCAGCCGGGCATCTGGATGCAGATGGGGCTGCACTGCCGCGAGGTGTCGGACGCCTGCACCCTCGACACCGCGGGCTTCACCTTCTCCGGCGTGCCCGGCGTGATCATCGGCCACAACGCCGACATCGCCTGGGGCTTCACCAACCTCGGCCCCGACGTCACCGACCTCTTCCTGGAGAAGACCGAGGGCGACGACCGCTACGTCCGCGACGACACCACGGAGCCGATGCAGGTGCGCACCGAGACGATCGAGGTGCGCGGGCAGGACGACGTGTCGCTGCGAGTCCGCGAGACCGTGCACGGGCCGCTCATCAGCGACGTGTCGTCGGAGTTCGCGACCGTCGGTGCCAACGCGCCCGCCGACGACGACGGTGACCGGGGGAGCGGGTACGCCGTCGCGCTGGCGTGGACCGCGCTCGATCCCGCGCCGACCGCCGACGCCATCCTCGAGCTCAACCGCGCGAGCGACTGGGACTCGTTCCGCGCCGCGGCCGCCGACTTCTCGGTGCCGTCGCAGAACCTGGTCTACGCCGACCGCGACGGCCACATCGGCTACCAGGCGCCGGGACGGGTGCCGATCCGCGGCGGCGGCAACGACGGAACGATGCCGGTCGAGGGCTGGAACAGCGCCAACGACTGGACCGGCGACGACATCCCGTTCGACGGCCTGCCGAGCGTGCTCGACCCGGAGGAGGGCTTCATCGCGACCGCGAACCAGGCGGTCATCGGCACGCGCTACCCCTACCTCCTCACCCAGGACTGGGACTACGGCTACCGCTCGACCCGCATCCGCGACGTGCTGACCGCGGAGGGGGAGCTCTCGGTCGCCGAGATGTCGGCGCTCCAGCTCGACACGACCAACCCGATGGCCGAGGAGCTCGTGCCCTACCTGCTCGACATCGACGTGCCCGGCGGCTACTACCGCAACGCCCAGAACCTGCTGCGCGACTGGGACTTCACCTCGCCGGCCGACAGCGCGCCGGCGGCGTACTTCAACGTGGTCTGGCGCAACCTGCTCGACCTGACCTTCCACGACGACCTGCGCCAGCGCACCTGGCCCGACGGCGGCGACCGGTGGTTCCTGGTCGTCGGCCGGATGCTGTCCGAGCCCGCCGGGCCGTGGTGGGACGACGTCGAGACCGACGAGGTCGAGACCCGCGACGACATCCTGCGGCAGGCGCTCCTCGACGCCCGCGACGAGCTCACCCGGCGCCAGGCGCGCGACGTCCGGCTGTGGGAGTGGGGCCGGCTGCACCGGATGAACCTCCACAACGCCACCCTCGGCGAGTCCGGCGTGGGACTGGTCGAGCGGCTGTTCAACCGCGACGGCTGGGAGGTCGGCGGCGGCAGCGCGATCGTCGACGCCACCTCGTGGAACGCCGTCGACGGCTACGAGGTCACCGCCGCCCCGTCGATGCGGATGGTCGTCTCGATGGCCGACCTCGACGACTCGCGCTGGATCAACCTCACCGGCGTCTCCGGGCACCCGGCCTCGTCGCACTACTCCGACCAGACCGAGCTCTACGTCGACGGCGAGACCCTGCCCTGGGCCTTCACCCGCGACGCGGTCCTCGCCTCGGCGGAGGACACGCTCGTGCTCCGGCCGCTCGTCACCGAGTAG